One window of Vanessa cardui chromosome 5, ilVanCard2.1, whole genome shotgun sequence genomic DNA carries:
- the LOC124529973 gene encoding probable cytochrome P450 9f2, protein MIVEIVIFLLTSLAGYFIYRHKWIHRYFEEKGIKYVAGVPIFGNIFKSTFLYRHILDDLDAVYKAFPDEKYVGFIEGISPIILVRDPELMKAITIKDFDHFIDHKEFFTEENEPLFGSSLLMMKGDKWHDMRTTLSPAFTGSKMRKMMPFMTEISFNIIEYLKGHLNEVIDVEDLIRRYTNDVIASAAFGLQVNSVKDKDNEFYKTGQDLFHFNIKQKFIFFMSTAFPNLFKKLGLQIFPAKTSNFFRNLVTSTMEHREKNKIERPDMIQLLMEASKGLLKSENEGNDNFSPTENTFKPKTQQRQWTQKDLASQVFIFFAAGYESSATALVMCVHELALNPDVQEKLYQEIRSFKEEHGDLTYENINALKYLDCVLSETSRKWAAALIMDRVCNKDYELPPPREGAKPVHLKPGDIVYNLVNSIHMDPQYHPNPEKFDPERFSEENKHKIKPFTYMPFGMGPRNCIGSRFALLELKVLMYHLILNFKVLKCSKTTDPIELQPHEFNIKPKGGSWVKLDART, encoded by the exons ATGATCGTAGAAATTGTCATATTCCTTCTAACAAGTTTGGCTGGTTATTTCATATATAGACATAAATGGATACATAGATATTTCGAAGAAAAAGGTATCAAATATGTAGCTGGAGTCCCGatatttggaaatatatttaaaagtacctTCCTTTACCGTCATATACTGGATGACCTGGACGCCGTGTACAAAGCTTTTCCAGATGAAaa ATACGTGGGTTTTATCGAGGGCATATCGCCCATAATTCTAGTAAGAGACCCTGAGCTGATGAAAGCCATAACGATCAAGGATTTCGACCATTTCATTGACCACAAAGAATTCTTCACTGAAGAAAATGAACCCCTGTTTGGAAGCAGCTTACTTATGATGAAag gaGATAAATGGCACGATATGAGAACAACTCTAAGCCCGGCCTTCACTGGATCCAAGATGAGAAAAATGATGCCTTTTATGACGGAAATCAGCTTTAACATCATTGAATACTTAAAAG GTCATCTTAATGAAGTCATCGATGTGGAAGATCTGATACGCCGGTATACTAATGACGTCATAGCATCAGCTGCATTTGGTCTACAAGTGAACTCCGTAAAGGATAAAGACAATGAATTCTATAAGACCGGTCAAGATTTATTCCATTTTAATATCAAGCAAAAATTCATATTCTTCATGTCGACTGCATTTCCTAATCTTTTCAAG AAATTGGGCTTGCAAATATTCCCCGCGAAAACCTCAAATTTCTTTAGAAATCTGGTGACCAGCACAATGGAACACagagagaaaaataaaatcgagAGGCCGGATATGATTCAACTATTAATGGAAGCTTCcaaag GTTTATTAAAATCCGAAAATGAAGGGAACGACAATTTTTCACCCACAGAGAACACCTTTAAGCCTAAAACTCAACAAAGGC aatgGACCCAAAAGGATTTGGCCAGTCAAGTGTTTATTTTCTTCGCCGCCGGATATGAGAGTTCCGCTACTGCCCTCGTCATGTGCGTCCACGAATTAGCTCTCAACCCAGATGTTCAAGAAAAATTATACCAGGAGATCAGGAGCTTCAAAGAGGAACACGGAGATTTAAcgtatgaaaatataaacgCTCTGAAATATCTTGACTGCGTTTTGAGCG AAACCTCTAGAAAGTGGGCAGCTGCTCTTATAATGGATAGAGTATGCAATAAAGATTACGAGTTGCCTCCGCCGAGGGAAGGCGCAAAGCCAGTGCAT CTGAAACCTGGAGACATTGTCTACAATCTTGTGAACTCAATCCACATGGACCCACAATATCACCCAAATCCTGAGAAATTTGACCCGGAAAGATTCTCTGAAGAGAACAAACACAAAATCAAGCCATTTACATACATGCCTTTTGGAATGGGACCCAGAAATTGTATCG GTTCTAGATTCGCTTTGCTAGAGTTAAAGGTCTTGATGTACCACCTCATACTGAACTTCAAGGTATTGAAATGCTCGAAGACCACCGATCCCATTGAGTTGCAACctcatgaatttaatattaaaccgaAAGGTGGTTCCTGGGTGAAACTAGACGCTAGGACATGA